The genomic interval GTATTTCCATACTCCAATGAATAATCAGCACAATTCAAAAATGGTAATTTAACGGCCATTAGTTACAGTCGTTTCCTTTTCACCATCCCCGCCACCCCTTTCTCCGTCTTGACGAGCTCGTACCGGTCGAGCCTCTCGTACAGCTCTCCGAGCGTTTTGCAGCCGTAACGCTTGATGCGGTACTTGGGCATCAGCTTTTTGAGCGCCGTTCCGACCTGCGAGAGCGGCACTTCGTCCTTCCCGGCAGCGGCCGTCTCGAATGCCTCTTCGAACAGGGGCATGTCCCGGCGGATAAAGTGCTCCGGCGTGTTCGGCGGCAGCTCCGGCTCGACTCCCTGCTGTTGCCCGGCATAGCGGAATTCCCGGCACGAGGCGACCAGCGCCTCCGGCGTCTTGCCCTCTCCGTAGCCGAGTACCGTGAGCCCGGCCTCGCGTATGCGCTGAGCCAGCATCGTGTAGTCCCCGTCGCTGGCGGCAATACAGAAACAGTCTATCCCGCCTCCGTGCAGAATATCCATCGCGTCGATAACAAGCGCCATATCGGTCGTATTCTTGCCCGCCGTATAGCACGGAGCCTCTACCAGTCGGAACGAGTATACTTTGGCCTCCTTCTTCCATTTGGCCAGTGTCCGTCGGGTCCAGTCGCCGTAGATGCGCCTGATAACGAGCGCGCCGTATTGCTCCGCAAAGCGCACGATCTCGCCGATCCGCTCGTGGGATACGTTGTCGCCGTCGATCAGTACGGCTACCGCAGGTTCGTTTTTGGGTGTCATAATATCCGAGTTTCTTACAAAGATAGCTTAGTCCTGATTTACGAGGATACGTCTTCCTGCTTTATACGGTTTTATTTACCCGTCGTATCGTTTTTTTTACCATTGATATAAATATACCAGTTTGTCAATGAGTCGGATAGACGAAATTTATCTACAAAAAAACAATATATCCCCGGCAGCGAATAGGTAAGATCACTGAAAAAACAATGATACATTTGTTCCCGAACAGCTGCATCGAAGCATTTCTCGTATGAATCCATTCAAAGCATACCCGATGAAAAATTGAATTACGACCATACTGGCGCTTGGACATTTGCCTTTTGCGGCAAGGAAACGTACGAAATGAATTCTCCGGTTTCGTGAGAAGAACAAGTCACCGTATCGTTTACCGATAAATCGAACACTACTCGCCCCTTTTTCGATCCGATCTCGATGACCAAGGCACGAGAGAAATCGCTATCGTCGATCTCTCAGCTCTGTTTCGACACGGACGACAGCCTGACCGTAAGGCATAAGTCCGAGAGCGATACGATCCTGCGCAACGATTACTACCGCGTGGCGGTCTCGCTGGCCGGACTTATCGGCAAGAACGTGAGCACCACGATCACCGTGGCCGATTGAGAACCCCCAGCCACACAGACGATCGGTATCGGCGCATAGCCATCGTCTTTCGATTCATTCCGTCTTCATTTCCCATTGTTTCATTCCGGACCGGGGCCCGAAAGCCCCGCCCATAACCTTCGCTTACTATGACAATCCGAAAATATCTGTTTCAGACGTTTCTCGCACTCTGCTGCACACTGGTAGGCTGCCTCTCGGCCCACGATGTGCCCGTGCCCGATACGGAGCGGGAGGCGACCCTGACCCTGCGTTTAAGTCCGGAGGCCATGACCCGCAGCGGCGACGGCACCGTACAGGAGAGTGCCGTGCACGATCTGAGCCTCTACTTCTTCCACAAAACGATGCCCGAAGCCTCCGAACGTCTCTACCTCGAAAATCCCGGTGGCCGCGTTTCGCTGAGCCTGCCCCCGGGCGATTACGAACTGTTCGCGCTGGCCAATACGGGAGGCGATCCGGGCGAACTGACGGCCGAACGACTGGCCGCCTATACGCTGCTGCTGCGCAACGACGAGGAGCTCGCCCGAGGGGGTATCGCCATGTCCGCCCAGCAAAACGTCCGCGTGGAAGGAGCCACCGAGATTCCCCTGCGGCTGGAGCGATGCCTCGCACGGCTCGATCTGAGCGTCTCGCTCGGAGAGGAGTGCCCGCCGGGCCTCGAACTGCATTCCATTGCGCTGCGCAGCGTGCCGGCCACCCTCGCGCCCTTCGCCGACAACCGACCTGCCACGGAAACATTGCTTTCGGGCTTCGACCAGCAGGAAATCACGGACAACAGCGTACCCGCCCGCACGTACTACCTGCCCGAGAACCTGCGCGGCACGAACCCGGCCGTCACCGAACCCCGGCTGCGGGACATGGCCCATGCCCCCGAAGGAGCGACGTTCGTCCATATCCATGCGAGCTTCATGGGCGTTCCGCTGAACTATTACATTTTTC from Alistipes ihumii AP11 carries:
- a CDS encoding NYN domain-containing protein, which encodes MTPKNEPAVAVLIDGDNVSHERIGEIVRFAEQYGALVIRRIYGDWTRRTLAKWKKEAKVYSFRLVEAPCYTAGKNTTDMALVIDAMDILHGGGIDCFCIAASDGDYTMLAQRIREAGLTVLGYGEGKTPEALVASCREFRYAGQQQGVEPELPPNTPEHFIRRDMPLFEEAFETAAAGKDEVPLSQVGTALKKLMPKYRIKRYGCKTLGELYERLDRYELVKTEKGVAGMVKRKRL
- a CDS encoding DUF4906 domain-containing protein; translated protein: MTIRKYLFQTFLALCCTLVGCLSAHDVPVPDTEREATLTLRLSPEAMTRSGDGTVQESAVHDLSLYFFHKTMPEASERLYLENPGGRVSLSLPPGDYELFALANTGGDPGELTAERLAAYTLLLRNDEELARGGIAMSAQQNVRVEGATEIPLRLERCLARLDLSVSLGEECPPGLELHSIALRSVPATLAPFADNRPATETLLSGFDQQEITDNSVPARTYYLPENLRGTNPAVTEPRLRDMAHAPEGATFVHIHASFMGVPLNYYIFLGSNTTDDFNLRRNRHYRMEVTVRGVSNDDCRVSMTTLLLSEGFAPEYDCSQTAALKLLPFCTNDPDAALYLSYELVEGTGRALLDGSDFPQGTRRRVVSDTPLEVGYTQSEPGDMRMRFTLSDAYDNPVTVDASTVFRAANPLTVAYGTSKVGMVATVTFRIGEPGYTGRFTIAYRNVSGSGSVSIDGAKIVSGGSKTTGYNTATGLSVPVDITPSGDYRGRFTISDSGGHSRTYEVSIASGVRDITVTEITQ